A genomic stretch from Pelodiscus sinensis isolate JC-2024 unplaced genomic scaffold, ASM4963464v1 ctg85, whole genome shotgun sequence includes:
- the LOC142825116 gene encoding uncharacterized protein LOC142825116, with product MGPQGRPVTLRPPPLPEAQDWRLSSARGVAGPSCGVSRPINPFPSGTNRSRAKLPASCSAPPLGGTGRGAGRAAGFAATSRGRVSAHLPQALSGTGGVLSAAGVVLQPWGFSGTGGALSARQGRAPAPVEAGSLSARQGRAPAPVEAGSLSARQGRAPAPVEAGSLSARQGRAPAPVEAGSLSARVGVVLRPWGGSLAPGGSSLGTCRGRAPAPVEAGCLSPCRGHTLPRRGRGVSGLPGSPAAGRPREALTLCPQHSSWRDPRGCSQLCRVPAGWKGLWTPGHAQGQAGRRAFPRPLLSLRAAQRPRGAEAESRSSFPA from the exons ATGGGCCCCCAGGGCCGGCCAGTGACCCTGCGCCCGCCCCCGCTG CCGGAGGCGCAGGACTGGCGTCTGTCCAGCGCGAGGGGCGTGGCAGGTCCCAGCTGCGGCGTCTCCAGGCCCATTAACCCTTTCCCTTCTGGCACTAACCGCTCCCGGGCCAAGCTTCCGgcttcctgctctgctcctcccctcgGGGGCACCGGGCGCGGGGCGGGCCGTGCTGCTGGCTTCGCAGCCACCTCGCGGGGCAGGGTCTCCGCTCACCTACCCCAGGCTCTCTCCGGCACTGGGGGGGTTCTCTCGGCCGCTGGGGtcgtgctccagccctgggggttctccggcactgggggggctctcTCGGCCCGCCAGGGTCGCGCTCCGGCACCGGTGGAGGCAGGGTCTCTCTCGGCCCGCCAGGGTCGCGCTCCGGCACCGGTGGAGGCAGGGTCTCTCTCGGCCCGCCAGGGTCGCGCTCCGGCACCGGTGGAGGCAGGGTCTCTCTCGGCCCGCCAGGGTCGCGCTCCGGCACCGGTGGAGGCAGGGTCTCTCTCGGCACGTGTTGGGGTCGTGCTCCGGCCCTGGGGGGGTTCTCTGGCACCGGGGGGGAGCTCTCTTGGCACGTGCCGAGGTCGCGCTCCGGCACCGGTGGAG GCAGGGTGTCTCAGCCCGTGCCGGGGCCACACTCTACCACGGCGGGGGCGGGGTGTGTCTGGTCTGCCGGGGAGCCCTGCTGCCGGCCGGCCCCGTGAGGCTCTGACGCTGTGTCCACAGCACAGCTCCTGGCGGGACCCACGAGGCTGCAGCCAGCTCTGCAGGGTGCCCGCTGGCTGGAAAGGCCTCTGGACCCCTGGGCACGCccaaggccaggctggcagaAGAGCCTTTCCTCGGCCCCTCCTGTCCCTGCGTGCTGCTCAGAGGCCCCGTGGAGCAGAAGCCGAGTCCCGCAGCTCGTTCCCGGCCTAG